The Streptomyces sp. Je 1-332 genome has a window encoding:
- the nuoL gene encoding NADH-quinone oxidoreductase subunit L → MENLIALLVAAPLLGAAVLLCGGRRLDRVGHWLGTLLAAASFVVGVVLFADMLGKGADERSLSQHLFSWIPVEGFQADVAFQLDQLSMTFVMLITGVGTLIHIYSIGYMEHDERRRRFFGYLNLFLAAMLILVLADNYLLLYVGWEGVGLASYLLIGFWQHKPSAATAAKKAFLVNRVGDMGLSIAIMLMFTTFGTFAFGPVLEATGETSEGKLTAIGLMLLLAACGKSAQVPLQSWLGDAMEGPTPVSALIHAATMVTAGVYLIVRSGAIFNGAPDAQLVVTIVGAVTLLFGAIVGCAKDDIKKALAGSTMSQIGYMILAAGLGPIGYVFAIMHLVTHGFFKAGLFLGAGSVMHGMNDEVDMRKYGGLRKYMPVTFVTFGLGYLAIIGFPGLSGFFSKDKIIEAAFAKGGTEGWILGSVALLGAAITAFYMTRVMIMTFFGEKRWQPDAEGHEPHPHESPRSMTIPMIVLAFGSVFAGGFFSIGDRFIHWLEPVTQHEHGHSPLSAATVTGATMVVLLIGVGLAYVQYGRRPVPVAAPRGSLLTRAARRDLLQDDFNHVVLVRGGEHLTRSLVYVDHTLVDGVVNGSAASVGGFSGRLRKMQNGYARSYAVSMFGGVAVLIAATLLMRAV, encoded by the coding sequence GTGGAGAACCTGATCGCGCTGCTCGTAGCGGCGCCTCTGCTCGGAGCGGCCGTACTGCTGTGCGGCGGGCGGCGGTTGGACCGCGTGGGCCACTGGCTCGGCACGCTGCTCGCGGCCGCGTCCTTCGTCGTCGGCGTCGTGCTCTTCGCCGACATGCTGGGCAAGGGCGCCGACGAGCGCTCCCTGTCGCAGCACCTGTTCAGCTGGATCCCCGTGGAGGGTTTCCAGGCGGACGTCGCCTTCCAGCTCGACCAGCTGTCGATGACGTTCGTCATGCTGATCACCGGTGTGGGCACCCTGATCCACATCTACTCCATCGGGTACATGGAGCACGACGAGCGGCGGCGCCGCTTCTTCGGCTATCTGAACCTGTTCCTCGCGGCGATGCTCATCCTGGTCCTCGCCGACAACTACCTCCTCCTGTACGTCGGATGGGAGGGCGTCGGCCTCGCCTCGTACCTCCTGATCGGCTTCTGGCAGCACAAGCCCAGCGCGGCCACCGCCGCGAAGAAGGCCTTCCTGGTCAACAGGGTCGGCGACATGGGCCTTTCGATCGCCATCATGCTGATGTTCACCACCTTCGGGACGTTCGCCTTCGGGCCTGTCCTGGAGGCCACGGGTGAGACGTCGGAGGGCAAGCTGACGGCCATCGGCCTGATGCTCCTTCTCGCGGCGTGCGGCAAGTCGGCCCAGGTGCCGCTGCAGTCGTGGCTCGGCGACGCGATGGAGGGCCCGACCCCGGTCTCGGCCCTCATCCACGCGGCGACGATGGTGACCGCGGGCGTGTACTTGATCGTCCGCTCCGGCGCGATCTTCAACGGCGCCCCGGACGCGCAGCTCGTCGTCACCATCGTGGGCGCGGTCACGCTGCTCTTCGGTGCGATCGTCGGTTGCGCGAAGGACGACATCAAGAAGGCGCTCGCCGGATCGACGATGTCCCAGATCGGGTACATGATCCTGGCCGCGGGCCTCGGCCCCATCGGCTACGTCTTCGCGATCATGCACCTGGTGACGCACGGCTTCTTCAAGGCCGGGCTCTTCCTCGGGGCCGGTTCGGTCATGCACGGCATGAACGACGAGGTCGACATGAGGAAGTACGGCGGCCTCAGGAAGTACATGCCGGTCACCTTCGTGACGTTCGGGCTCGGCTATCTGGCGATCATCGGCTTCCCGGGCCTGTCCGGATTCTTCTCCAAGGACAAGATCATCGAGGCGGCGTTCGCCAAGGGCGGCACGGAGGGCTGGATCCTCGGCTCGGTCGCGCTGCTCGGCGCCGCGATCACCGCGTTCTACATGACACGCGTAATGATCATGACGTTCTTCGGTGAGAAGCGCTGGCAGCCCGATGCGGAGGGCCACGAACCGCACCCGCACGAGTCGCCCAGGTCCATGACGATCCCGATGATCGTGCTCGCCTTCGGGTCGGTCTTCGCGGGTGGGTTCTTCAGCATCGGCGACCGCTTCATCCACTGGCTCGAGCCGGTCACCCAGCACGAACACGGCCACTCTCCGCTGAGCGCCGCCACGGTGACGGGCGCCACCATGGTGGTCCTGCTCATCGGTGTGGGGCTCGCCTACGTCCAGTACGGCCGCCGGCCCGTCCCGGTCGCCGCCCCGCGCGGTTCGCTGCTCACCCGGGCGGCCCGGCGCGATCTCCTCCAGGACGACTTCAACCACGTCGTCCTGGTCCGCGGCGGGGAGCACCTCACCCGCTCCCTGGTCTACGTCGATCACACCCTGGTCGACGGTGTCGTCAACGGCTCGGCGGCCTCGGTCGGCGGGTTCTCCGGACGGCTGCGCAAGATGCAGAACGGCTATGCCCGCTCCTACGCGGTCTCGATGTTCGGCGGCGTTGCGGTACTCATCGCCGCGACCCTGCTGATGAGGGCGGTCTGA
- the nuoK gene encoding NADH-quinone oxidoreductase subunit NuoK, whose translation MSPVNYLYLAALLFSIGATGVLIRRNAIVVFMCIELMLNACNLAFVAFSRLHGNLDGQIIAFFTMVVAAAEVVVGLAIIVSLFRSRHSASVDDASLMKL comes from the coding sequence GTGAGTCCGGTCAACTACCTGTATCTCGCGGCGCTGTTGTTCTCGATCGGCGCCACCGGTGTGCTGATCAGGCGGAACGCGATCGTGGTGTTCATGTGTATCGAGCTGATGCTCAACGCGTGCAACCTCGCCTTTGTCGCCTTCTCCCGGCTGCACGGCAATCTCGACGGCCAGATCATCGCGTTCTTCACGATGGTCGTCGCCGCGGCGGAAGTCGTGGTCGGCCTCGCGATCATCGTGTCGCTGTTCCGCTCCCGTCACTCGGCCTCGGTCGACGACGCCAGCCTGATGAAGCTGTAA
- a CDS encoding NADH-quinone oxidoreductase subunit J, with translation MTQLAAYTTSTGEAVQFWVLGTVAVIGALCTILMKKAVHSALCLAGTMIILAVFYLANGAYFLGVVQVVVYTGAIMMLFLFVVMLVGVTAADSLKETIKGQRWLAGLCGFGFAILLFGGIGNASVNEFAGMGKANAGGNVEGLAESIFTKYVFAFEITGALLITATVGAMVLTHRERTERAKTQREMSEERVRGKHLPPLPAPGVYARHNAVDIAGLLPDGTPSELTVNKTLRERGQIRDVSDEALDDLRALEQRSTERLERSPKSEEASK, from the coding sequence ATGACGCAGCTCGCCGCCTACACCACCTCCACCGGTGAGGCCGTCCAGTTCTGGGTGCTCGGCACGGTCGCCGTGATCGGCGCCCTGTGCACGATCCTCATGAAGAAGGCCGTGCACAGCGCGCTCTGTCTCGCCGGAACCATGATCATCCTGGCGGTCTTCTACCTCGCCAACGGGGCGTACTTCCTGGGCGTCGTCCAGGTCGTCGTCTACACGGGCGCGATCATGATGCTCTTCCTCTTCGTGGTCATGCTCGTCGGTGTCACCGCCGCCGACTCCCTGAAGGAGACCATCAAGGGGCAGCGCTGGCTGGCCGGCCTCTGTGGCTTCGGCTTCGCGATCCTGCTCTTCGGGGGCATCGGGAACGCCTCGGTGAACGAGTTCGCGGGAATGGGCAAGGCGAACGCCGGCGGCAACGTGGAGGGTCTCGCCGAGAGCATCTTCACGAAGTACGTCTTCGCGTTCGAGATCACCGGCGCGCTGCTCATCACCGCCACCGTCGGCGCGATGGTGCTCACCCACCGCGAGCGCACGGAGCGCGCCAAGACGCAGCGCGAGATGTCCGAGGAGCGCGTGCGCGGCAAGCACCTGCCGCCGCTGCCCGCCCCCGGTGTCTACGCCCGGCACAACGCCGTGGACATCGCGGGACTGCTCCCCGACGGCACCCCCTCGGAGCTCACGGTCAACAAGACGCTGCGTGAGCGCGGCCAGATCCGCGATGTCTCGGACGAGGCACTCGACGATCTGCGAGCCCTCGAACAGCGCTCCACGGAGCGCCTCGAGCGGTCGCCCAAGTCCGAGGAGGCGTCGAAGTGA